A stretch of DNA from Vulpes lagopus strain Blue_001 chromosome 12, ASM1834538v1, whole genome shotgun sequence:
ATGGCAGGAGTGGAGCCAGTGACAGCCTGTAAATAACAATAACAGCATTTAGAATGGACTAGACACTCTCCTTCCACAGCAACTCTTCGAGGCAGATTCCATTAGcaccctcattttaaagatggagaaacggggcacctgggggtaCGTGCCATGCCCAAGATAATAGCAGAGCCTGGGTAAGGGAAACAAGGTAAGAGAGCTTGAGGGGGCACTCGTCCTCTGAGTTGCCTCTGCTGCAGCGCCCAGAACCAGCACAGGCATCACAGGTCAAGCGTTCTCCTGCCTCCACCTCGAACGCCCCACGTCCTTATTTCCTCATCCGTAGACTGTGATCCTTCAGTAATGGCTAGCCACGAGGCTGTCGGGAGATAACGCACGTGGTTTAGTAGTGCCCAGCGCCCAGTAAGTGATCAATAAGTGTTAATCATTGATATTTTTGTTATCGTTTGGAGCGTTTCTGGGCCTGCAGAGGAGAGCGGCAGGGCGGCACCCTTGCACGCACCGCGGGGGAGGTCACTCAGCCAGCCAGGGGGGTGGGGCCGCTCTCCCGCGCTCACCAGCCGCGAGCGGGCGGGGCCAGCGGGAGGGgacggcggccccgcccccgccgactttttttttttttttttaaagggacgcCGGGCGCAGGCGCAGAAATCCCAGCCCTCCGTCCTCGCGCCGACCCGGACGCGCACGCGCATGGAGGGGCGCCCGAGCCCCCCGGGCCAGGCCCGCGTCCGCCGCTGGGCTGCCGCGCTGTGCCGCGGCCCCGTGGAGCCGCTCGTCTTCCTGGCCAACTTCGCTTTGGTCCTGCAGGGCCCGCTCACCACGCAATACTTGTGGCACCGCTTCAGTGCCGACCTCGGCTACAATGGCACCCGCGACAGGGGCAGCTGCAGCAACCACAGCGAGGACCCGGTCATGAAGGTAGCGGCGGGGAGGAGCACGCAGCGGGCGGGCGGTGGGCCCGGAgctggagggcgggggggtggggggcggggggcgccgggggcggggcctgctggTTTGGGGTAATGGGCGGGGCAGAGCGAAGTGGGTTCCCGGACCGTCAAGTTcccatagttgttttttttttttttaaagattttatttatttgttcatgatagacagaggcagagacacaggcagagggagagggagaagcaggctccacgcagggagcccgacgcgggactcgatcctgggactccaggatcgcgccccaggccaaaggcaggcaccaaactgctgagccacccagggatcccctaggttaCAGCAGGGCCGTGAGGGTTAATAGAAAGGAGTAAAGGTCAGGGAATGGGACCGTGGTCCAGTCCCTGTACCCCAGGGCCAGGTTTTGAGAGTTTTACGAAGATTCTCTGAGGCTCCAAAGAGAGCCCCCATCCCTATTATTTCCTAGGATAGTGACGGTTTGCGGGGTGGGCAACCCATAGTGAGGAACAGCACCTGGTAAGATTCATGTCCCCACAGGAAGTGGAGACCCTTACCTCCCACTGGACCCTCTACATGAACCTGGGCGGCTTCCTGGTGGGGCTCTTCTCATCCACCCTGCTGGGTGCCTGGAGTGACTGCGTGGGCCGCCGCCCCCTCCTGGTGCTGGCCTCCCTGGGCCTGTTGCTACAGGCAGTGGTGTCCATCTTCGTGGTCCAGCTGCAGCTCCACGTCGGCTACTTCGTGCTGGGCCGCATCCTTTGTGCTCTCCTTGGGGACTTCAATGGCCTTCTGGCAGCAAGCTTTGCCTCCGTGGCAGATGTCAGCTCCAACCGCAGCCGCACCTTGCGAATGGCCCTGCTGGAAGCATGCATCGGGGTGGCAGGGATGCTGGCGAGCCTCCTGGGGGGCCACTGGCTCCGGGCCCAGGGTTATGCCAATCCCTTCTGGCTGGCCTTGGCCGTGTTGATAGTCATGACTTTCTATGCAGCATTATGCTTTGGTGAGACAGTGAAGGAGCCGACACCTGCCCGGCTCTTCACGCTCCGTCACCACCGATCCATTGTCTGGCTATACATGACTCCAGCCCCAGAGAAGTCCAGGAAGCATTTAGCCCTGTATTCACTGGCCATCTTCATGGTAATCACTGTGCACTTTGGGGCTCAGGACATCCTGACCCTCTATGAGCTGAGCAAACCCCTCTGCTGGGACTCCAGGCTGGTCGGCTATGGTTCAGCAGCTCAGCACCTCCTGTACCTCACCAGCCTGGTGGGCCTGCGGCTTTTGCAGCACTGCCTGGCTGATACCTGGGTGGCCGAGATTGGCCTGGCCTTCAACATTCTGGGGATGGTGGTCTTTGCATTCGCTACCATCACACCTCTCATGTTTACAGGTAAAATGTGCCGGCTCAGGGACAGTTTGCCCCAAAGGTGCTGGGTGAAAATTGGGGGTCAGACATTCACTGCCACTAAACGTGGTTCCTGCCTGTGTCTAGAAACATTGTTAGGCTCCTTGCCTGCACTGGAGGATAGACAACTAAGAAACTTCATAAAAATATGCCATCTTTATTAAACGGAAGAGATAGACCTTCAGTAGCCTCTGTAATTAATTCACATTGTCAACTATAAACATCATTAGTAAGATAGAGCAGCAGACAAAAGTATGGCTCATACACTAATCACTTCACTCATTGGCCTCCCACAGCCAATATTTATGGTGTTCTTAAACAAAGTCCATGCCACTAATACCTTAATACTCACTTCTCTGATAAGAATCACAggcccaggacacctgggttgctcagcggctgagcatcagccttcagctcagggcatgatcctagggtttggattgagtcccacatcaggctccctgcaaggagcctgcttctgtctctgcctgtgtcctctgccttctctctgtgtctctcataataaatgaaatcttaaaaaaaaaaaaaaatcacaggcccTAAGGCCCTACCACAAATATCCTTCCCTACCACAAATATCCGTggtcagcttctttttttttttttttttttttttaagattttaaaaaatttattcatgagaaacacacacacacagaggcagagacataggcagaggaagaagcaggctcctcgcagggagcctgatgcgggacttcatacccaaactgggatcacaccctgagcttaaggcagatgcccagccgctgaaccacccaggcgtcccaacttctttgggtttttaaaaaagctcaGACCACAGATAGCAAATTCCTCCCTGCCTtagttcttcctccttcccctcttctccttctccatttgtttactcatgatggagagaggcagagacataggcagagggagaagtaggctccccatggggagcccgatgtgggattccagcccaggaccccaggatcacaccctgaaccggagacagacactcaaccactgagccacccaggtgccccttcctcttcttcatccccttctctccctcctctctcttctccctcctccccttcctcctccccctcactcttcttcctcactccttgccttctctcccttcctcctccccctccctccacatctccctcttctctttcctcctgcccatcttccttcccatcctccttttggtgggagtggggtggcTAGGAATGAGgaagttaactttttttaaagggacaGATTCATTTTGATAGAGTCCTAAAATATGTTGTTTACAAAGTCAGTTCATCAGTAATTGCAGATTTCTTAACTTGGCTGCTTGCCTGGAGAGTGAGGCTAAAGGGGACCAAGTACCTTCCTCTCCTGCCCACAGCATCTCCCATGGCCTCTGCGCTGGGCTCAATGCCCTCAGGGGTGCAGAGATGATGAAGACACTGTCATTACTCTGAGGAGCCTCAGCAGAGTGGTTTTTGAGGGCCTGACACCTGAAGGGGCCCTGAGTGCCTCATATACCCACTTGGGAGGATCTACCATCCTCTAGAAGGCAATAGTCACACAAGGGAGAGAAATTGTTGCAAAAGAAACATTGTAAGCCTGTGAGTAACAAATGCAAAGGGAAAAGGAACTTGCGTTAATTTTGTGCTTTCCTCAGACTTACCTCATGTACTCATTTCTTAGTGCcattgtaacaaattatcacaaccGGGATGccttaaaacaatggaaatttattctgtcactgttctagaggccagaagtcaaGGGGTCAGCAGGGCCACACTCCCTTTGGAGGCTCTGGGAGGAAATTTTCCTCACCTTTTCTGGTTTTGGGTGGCCGCTGGCATTCCGTGACTTGTGGCTGCGTcacctgaatctctgcctctgacATGGCCTTTCCTCTTCTATGTGCCTTCTCTGTTTTGTCTTTCACATCTCCCTCCATTTCCCTCTTCTAAGGATTCGTGTGATTGCTTTTAGGGCCTATCTGGTAATCAGGAAAATCATCTCATCACAGgatccttaactttttttttaagattttatttatttattcatgagacacacagagagcgaggcagaggcacagacagagggagaagcaggccccatgcagggagcctgacgtgggacttgatccccagtttccaggatcacgccctgggctgaaggctgcgctaaatgcggagtcacctgggctgcccatcttttttttttttttccccaagatgtgattaacttaatcacatcttcaaagatccattttccaaataagaacATTTACAAATTCCAGGGATTATGGCCTGATATCTTAGgagggccattattcagcctccTATACCCCAGAACCATCCTGTGATGAAGGCTTTGTTATGCTTTTACAGATAGCAGTCATGTCCAGGGCCACACAGTAAGCAACGGAGTCAGGTTTAGAACTCCGggctgactccaaagcccatgcttgTTTTCTGTGCCAGGCCATCTACCTTCTCCGTGCAAGGTGAGTGGGTGATGCCTGCTGGGACTATGGGAGCTGTTCTGACAAGAACATAATTGATGGGGAATAAGCATTCATCAATGAAAGAGGTAGCAGGTAGGTCAAGCCTTGAGAAAGGTGGACTTCTTCACCAATAAGGAAGTTCTTCCTGTGTCCGACCTAAGTCCCCCATGGGGTATATATGTATAAGAGCTCTGCGATGTAGGGTGCTCAGGCatccctccccctcaccccattttcttgtttctttctctgcagGGTATGGGCTCCTGTTCCTGTCATTAGTCACCACACCCATCATCCGTGCCAAGCTCTCCAAGCTGGTGGGCAAGTCAGAGCAGGGTGAGTGCCAGGATCAGCCTCTATCTGGTTCTTCATACCCAGTGTTGCCTgacctgggcagagggcagctgTGAGCTGGGAGGCAGTTTACCTTCCTCCCACCCTGGAGAAGTTAGTAGCCGAGACCAACGCACTTCTGTCAAATTGCCAAGGGCTGGCAGAGGACCATAGTGCCTTGGATTTTCAGATCACAGGGTTGGAATTTGCAGTCAGCAGAGCACATTTGTTCTTTTGGGTAACCTGAGCACAGGGATTTACTTTCTCCGGACCTCAGCTTTTCCATCTGTAAGAAAGATGTGGTGATGGCAGTTTCgtggcagagcacagaggaagcaACAACCATTAGATATTTTCTTGTCCCAAAGTGACCAATGAAGAAGCAGGGACCCAGAAGGTTAAATCAGGTCACCCAAGGTCACTCAATAAGTGGTGGAGCTAGGATGCAAACCCAGCTGTTTTTAAGAACAGCAGGTCTGGGGATATGGTTTTGGGTCCTGGCTGTGTCAcccactggctgtgtgatcttggataggtccctttctgtctctgtaccTGTTTGCTCCTCTGTAACATGagtggtttgcttttttttttttttttttttttaagatttatgtatttatttattcagagagagagaggcagagggagaaagaagcaggctccacgcaggaagcccgacgtgggactcgatcccaggtctccaggatcacaccccgggctgcaggtggcgctaaactgctgcgccaccggggctgcccgagtgGTTTGCTCTTGACAAGAGCTCTGTCTAGCTTTGAGGCTCTGGCAGAGTTCAAACTCAACTTCTGTTGGGGTGTTGCTCATTTTGCAAAATTTGAGTTCTATTGGCATATCTCTAAAGGAGTAGCTTCTCGGACCTTTGGGTCTTTATACCCTAGTCTGGAAATATCTAGCTCATCCACTTTTCCCCATCTGCCCTGGAAGGAGGATCTGGTGCTATATGTAGCTAAGGGTTCGTTCCCTTGCCCCCCAGAACCCATgtaccttcattcattcactcagtaagCTTTTTTCCTAGCATTTTCACTGTACCCAGAG
This window harbors:
- the SLC46A1 gene encoding proton-coupled folate transporter, giving the protein MEGRPSPPGQARVRRWAAALCRGPVEPLVFLANFALVLQGPLTTQYLWHRFSADLGYNGTRDRGSCSNHSEDPVMKEVETLTSHWTLYMNLGGFLVGLFSSTLLGAWSDCVGRRPLLVLASLGLLLQAVVSIFVVQLQLHVGYFVLGRILCALLGDFNGLLAASFASVADVSSNRSRTLRMALLEACIGVAGMLASLLGGHWLRAQGYANPFWLALAVLIVMTFYAALCFGETVKEPTPARLFTLRHHRSIVWLYMTPAPEKSRKHLALYSLAIFMVITVHFGAQDILTLYELSKPLCWDSRLVGYGSAAQHLLYLTSLVGLRLLQHCLADTWVAEIGLAFNILGMVVFAFATITPLMFTGYGLLFLSLVTTPIIRAKLSKLVGKSEQGALFSSVACINSLAMLMASGIFNSLYPATLNFMKGFPFLLGAGLLFIPAILIGVLEKANPRPEFQQFPQSP